In one window of Temnothorax longispinosus isolate EJ_2023e chromosome 9, Tlon_JGU_v1, whole genome shotgun sequence DNA:
- the LOC139819357 gene encoding uncharacterized protein isoform X3: protein MLVLASSAAIIVDKNSEQQSTFVKAKKHGKRGLDGLGYGLPEYQEHVYGPASAPPPPPIYEIPAPDAGHPLPEPPPPVVGHPVAAVPVPVPVAVPVTKHVPIAIPVPIHVDRAVPVAVPVPKPYPVTVEKIVHVDRPVHVPIDRPVHVPVPVPKPYPVAFEKIVHVDRPVHVAVPVHVPKPYPVPVAIHAHYKSHYGW from the exons ATGTTGGTGTTGGCCAGCAGTGCAGCCATTATTGTTGACAAGAATTCAGAGCAACAAAGCACTTTCGTAAAAGCGAAGAAACACGGGAAAAGAGGTCTAGACGGCTTAGGATATGGTCTGCCTGAGTATCAGGAACATGTGTACGGTCCAGCGTCGGCACCACCGCCCCCGCCGATTTATGAAATTCCAGCCCCAGACGCTGGGCACCCGCTACCGGAACCGCCACCCCCCGTCGTTGGACATCCAGTTG CGGCAGTGCCTGTGCCCGTGCCCGTAGCGGTGCCGGTCACCAAGCACGTACCGATCGCTATACCCGTGCCGATTCACGTCGATCGCGCTGTGCCGGTGGCGGTGCCGGTGCCGAAACCGTATCCCGTCACCGTGGAGAAGATCGTTCACGTGGACCGGCCGGTGCATGTTCCGATCGATCGGCCGGTGCATGTCCCAGTGCCAGTACCGAAACCGTATCCTGTCGCTTTCGAGAAAATCGTGCATGTAGACCGACCCGTACACGTGGCTGTGCCTGTGCACGTGCCGAAACCGTACCCAGTACCGGTCGCTATACACGCGCATTACAAGTCACATTACGGTTGGTAG
- the LOC139819357 gene encoding uncharacterized protein isoform X2, whose amino-acid sequence MQPARNVIMLVLASSAAIIVDKNSEQQSTFVKAKKHGKRGLDGLGYGLPEYQEHVYGPASAPPPPPIYEIPAPDAGHPLPEPPPPVVGHPVAAVPVPVPVAVPVTKHVPIAIPVPIHVDRAVPVAVPVPKPYPVTVEKIVHVDRPVHVPIDRPVHVPVPVPKPYPVAFEKIVHVDRPVHVAVPVHVPKPYPVPVAIHAHYKSHYGW is encoded by the exons GTAATAATGTTGGTGTTGGCCAGCAGTGCAGCCATTATTGTTGACAAGAATTCAGAGCAACAAAGCACTTTCGTAAAAGCGAAGAAACACGGGAAAAGAGGTCTAGACGGCTTAGGATATGGTCTGCCTGAGTATCAGGAACATGTGTACGGTCCAGCGTCGGCACCACCGCCCCCGCCGATTTATGAAATTCCAGCCCCAGACGCTGGGCACCCGCTACCGGAACCGCCACCCCCCGTCGTTGGACATCCAGTTG CGGCAGTGCCTGTGCCCGTGCCCGTAGCGGTGCCGGTCACCAAGCACGTACCGATCGCTATACCCGTGCCGATTCACGTCGATCGCGCTGTGCCGGTGGCGGTGCCGGTGCCGAAACCGTATCCCGTCACCGTGGAGAAGATCGTTCACGTGGACCGGCCGGTGCATGTTCCGATCGATCGGCCGGTGCATGTCCCAGTGCCAGTACCGAAACCGTATCCTGTCGCTTTCGAGAAAATCGTGCATGTAGACCGACCCGTACACGTGGCTGTGCCTGTGCACGTGCCGAAACCGTACCCAGTACCGGTCGCTATACACGCGCATTACAAGTCACATTACGGTTGGTAG
- the LOC139819357 gene encoding uncharacterized protein isoform X1 has protein sequence MLMPYKYIWGSRFRSELSFSSALRPVTGTLERPIMRLLLVIMLVLASSAAIIVDKNSEQQSTFVKAKKHGKRGLDGLGYGLPEYQEHVYGPASAPPPPPIYEIPAPDAGHPLPEPPPPVVGHPVAAVPVPVPVAVPVTKHVPIAIPVPIHVDRAVPVAVPVPKPYPVTVEKIVHVDRPVHVPIDRPVHVPVPVPKPYPVAFEKIVHVDRPVHVAVPVHVPKPYPVPVAIHAHYKSHYGW, from the exons ATGCTGATGCCCTATAAATACATATGGGGGTCACGATTCCGGAGCGAACTCAGTTTTTCGTCGGCGTTGCGACCGGTAACTGGAACCCTTGAGCGACCCATCATGAGGCTCCTCCTG GTAATAATGTTGGTGTTGGCCAGCAGTGCAGCCATTATTGTTGACAAGAATTCAGAGCAACAAAGCACTTTCGTAAAAGCGAAGAAACACGGGAAAAGAGGTCTAGACGGCTTAGGATATGGTCTGCCTGAGTATCAGGAACATGTGTACGGTCCAGCGTCGGCACCACCGCCCCCGCCGATTTATGAAATTCCAGCCCCAGACGCTGGGCACCCGCTACCGGAACCGCCACCCCCCGTCGTTGGACATCCAGTTG CGGCAGTGCCTGTGCCCGTGCCCGTAGCGGTGCCGGTCACCAAGCACGTACCGATCGCTATACCCGTGCCGATTCACGTCGATCGCGCTGTGCCGGTGGCGGTGCCGGTGCCGAAACCGTATCCCGTCACCGTGGAGAAGATCGTTCACGTGGACCGGCCGGTGCATGTTCCGATCGATCGGCCGGTGCATGTCCCAGTGCCAGTACCGAAACCGTATCCTGTCGCTTTCGAGAAAATCGTGCATGTAGACCGACCCGTACACGTGGCTGTGCCTGTGCACGTGCCGAAACCGTACCCAGTACCGGTCGCTATACACGCGCATTACAAGTCACATTACGGTTGGTAG